The genomic segment TTGGGGAAACTCACCCCAGTATGTTTTatgactgtggaaggaaacccacagaaacaagggaagaacatacaatttCCAAGCAGACAGAACCCCAGGGTCAGAATTAATCCCAAAATTCAGCACTGCTAAGCACTGTGCCTCCCTACTctgtgaaattattattattagttactAAGACACTGAGTAACTGAGACACCACGTTTTCTTAAAGTGATCATTTaagatcatttaaaaacattggaTTTAATCACTTGtatcaaaccactacattcaCCAAAATTACCACAACTCATATATAACTAAAAACACATACTGATAGGACAGGCCTGCAGCCACAGTAACTTTCTTTATAAGCCTCACAAATGTTAGCGAACTATACAGTGTGTCAAATGAAGAGTTATTCACTGTAAAAGgggtacacagaggggggcctTACCAGTCTTGTTCCACAACTCTCTCTGGTATTTcactggaacatttctgcgctTCTCAAACTCCAGAGAGTTATCCTGCATTAGTAATAAAAAAACCAACATTAAAAAACGTAATCATTCTGTTTTTAACAGGCACTCTTTCCAAAACCATTGAAGACGTCACGCTTACCACCGTCAATTCCTTGCCCGAAGCTTTCCGGAAAGACTTCGTCCATCTGATCTTTCGGGGGTTTCTCTTCTTCTTGAAGTTTTTGTGACATTTTGATTTGCAGAACCTAAACACCTAAAAAGAGcagattaaaatataaaatgttattataatAGGCGCTAATCGTGGGATGTAAAAAATGCAATGCCTTCTTACGTCTGAACAATTAAACATGTAAAGCAGATTTGAAAAAAAGTCCATTCCAAAATGTACAAGTTGAGAAAACTTCACTGGTCTTCCCACTCAAAGGAAAAACTATATGTGACTGAGCTCGCTATACAACAATTGATCCAAAAGCAATAATTAATCctacagttttattttcaatataattattaaaatccATTCCTATCAGACCAAATAAAGTACAAAACCTCGTCAGTGTAATTGAAACGGAATTTTAAAGCTGAAgtataaaaatgtacttgtatcgaaaaataaaattcacactATATAGATCTAGGTAATTCTACAAATACCCAGTCCTCTTTTACTATATTTCTCTATTTCCGAAATTATCTAATAAACTCCAGTCCCAGGTGTGATCCACGCTGAACTACCGTGCTGGTTTCCATCGCGAAGGCCTGATGGCACGTTTtaagaaaacaagataaaataaGTCTCTCACCTTGCAGTCATTTCGAACGAACATCATTCCATGACCCGGGTAAACGGGCCCGgagcaaaaataacatttctcgatacgcatttttaatgtttcagtaTTTATTCATCCATTAAAAATCAAGTCCACTCCTATCACATGTACGGAGTGTTTACTAAAGGAAGTTGCAACGTTCAGTTTCCGGTTAAAAGGTCacgaaaaaaaaaggaaaattaatacTGCCACCTCCTGGACATTTTATCGTTGAGACATTTTGGTTGCAAAGAATTAAGCGATTCTGTTGTAAAGATGCGAAATTGAATTAAGTTATTTCTTACAGTCATTACGGTGATCACTTAATGATCACGATCTCAGTATTAAAGGGATTTTAGAGTGTAGCGGTTGCT from the Lepisosteus oculatus isolate fLepOcu1 chromosome 5, fLepOcu1.hap2, whole genome shotgun sequence genome contains:
- the rsl24d1 gene encoding probable ribosome biogenesis protein RLP24, with translation MRIEKCYFCSGPVYPGHGMMFVRNDCKVFRFCKSKCHKNFKKKRNPRKIRWTKSFRKASGKELTVDNSLEFEKRRNVPVKYQRELWNKTVEAMKKVEEIKQKRQARFIMNRLKKGKELEKEEAISEVKKNIHLIKAPHAGKAKKMEEKMVQKLQEDVEMGDD